The Filimonas lacunae genomic sequence CATAGCAGTGGTGGGTTTCAACGATGATAATATCTGCAAACTGGTCAATCCGCAATTAACCACCATTCATTACCCGGGTAAAGAGATGGGAGAAATTGCGGCCAGAAACCTGATTGACCATTTGGATGGTGTAACCAGTATATCCAATGCTTCCCGCATCATTGTCCGGTCTCAATTAGTGATACGTGAATCATCCCTTCATTAACTATCTATACTGTCAGAAACGAAAACGGGGTGAATAATCACCCCGTTTTTTGTAACGATTGCTTATTACTAGTTGCTATGCTATTAAGCTATCTCTATTAACACGAATGTAATATTATAAACTTTTCCTGTTTTTACAATCGATTTCAAATAATTTTCATGAAATTCACAATATCTATATTGTATGTAGAATTGTAATCGATTGTATGAAAAAGGGAAAAGAAACTACCATTTATGATATAGCCAAACAACTGAACATCTCAGCATCTACAGTTAGCCGTGCTTTACAGGATCATCCCGGGGTAAATAAGAAAACAAAGAAAATGATTGCCGACTTCGTGGCGCAAACCAGTTTTCGAACCAATCCCTTTGCCAGCAACCTGCGTAACAAGCAAACCAAAACCATTGGCGTGCTGGTGCACGAGCTTAACAGCAACTTTATTACTTCCGTATTAGCAGGTATAGAAAAAGTAACTGCATCAGAAGGATATGATATTATTATAGCCCACTCCTCAGAAAGCTTTCATAAAGAGGCAGCGAATGTCAAAAATCTGTTTAATAAGCGGGTAGATGGGTTAATTGCCTCCCTTTCGTTTGACACCAGTAACCTGGAGCATTTTAAACCGTTTTTTGAAAGAGGCGTACCGGTGTTGTTTTTTGACCGTGTAGAGCAGGATGGCAACAAAACCGTGGTGATCATTGACAATGCCAAATGCGGTTATATAGCCACCCAACACCTGATAGAACAAGGTTGCCGCCGGATAGTGCATGTAACTTCCAGTTTAAACAGGAACGTGTATTCACAGCGGTATAAGGGCTACAGAGATGCGTTATTCGATCACGGCCTGCCCTTTGAGGAAAGTATGTTAATGGTAGAAGATCTTTCTAAAAAAGCCGGCGTCAGTGCCGCCAACAAAATCATGAACAGCAAGCCTATGCCCGACGGCGCATTCATCACCAACGACTTCCTGGCAGCCGTGTGTATTCGCACGCTGAAAGAAAATGGCATTGCGGTGCCAAAGGATATAGCCATAGTAGGCTTTAACAACGATGCCATTGGCGAGCTGATTGACCCTACACTTACCACCATCAACTATCCGGGTGAAGACATGGGCGAAATTGCCGCCCGTAACTTAATCAATCATATTAATGGCATTGGCAACCTTGAACAAACCAATACCATCATTGTACGTTCCGGTTTGGTAGTACGCAATTCATCCCTCCGAACACCCTAACACCCATTATTCATTATAACACAGAAAGTATGCTTTGCAATATGAAACGTTTTTTATTATCATTACCTGTTTCCTTATTCTTCCTGGTCACCAGCGCAACCGTTATAGCCCAACAAGGCAGCAATCCCATTATTTATGCTGATGTGCCGGATATGTCTATCATCCGCCAGGGCAACACCTACTATATGAGTAGCACTACCATGCATATGAATCCCGGGTTACCCATTATGAAATCGAACGACCTGGTAAACTGGCAGCTGGTAAATTATGCCTACGACACTTTAAGCACTATAGATGCCTTCAAGCTTACCAATGGTAAAAGCACCTACGGCCACGGCTCCTGGGCCAGCAGCCTGCGTTATCACAACGGCACTTATTATGTAAGCACCTTTGCCAATCCTCCCGGTAAAACATATATCTATTCCACCAAAGACATAGAAAAAGGCCCCTGGAAAGCCCAGTCCTTTTCTCCGGCCCTGCACGATCATTCGCTTTTCTTTGAAGAGGATGGTCGCGTGTATATGGTATATGGCAACGGCCGCATTATGATCACCGAACTGGAAAGCGATCTTTCGGGCATCAAACCCGGCACCAGCCGTGTACTGATTGAAAACGCCAGCGCTCCAGCAGGCAATAATATTGGTCTGCCAGCAGAAGGATCACAACTATTTAAGATCAATAACAAATATTATCTCTTTAATATCACCTGGCCCAAAGGCGGCATGCGAACAGTGGTAATACACAGGGCCGATAGCCTTACCGGCCCTTATGAAGGAAGACTGGCCTTGCAGGATAAAGGCGTGGCGCAGGGTGGCCTGATAAACACACCGGAAGGCAACTGGTTCGCATACCTGTTCAGAGACTTTGGTGCCGTGGGACGCATCCCCTACCTGGTTCCCGTAACCTGGGAAAATGACTGGCCCATATTGGGTGTCAACGGCAAGGTTACCGATAGCCTTCCGTTACCAGTATCTACCGGCTACCAGCCAGGCATTGTATGCTCTGACGAGTTTGACCGTAGCCCACGCGCTAACACCCTGCCCCTTCCCTGGCAATGGAACCACAACCCGGATAATAATAACTGGTCGCTTACAAAACGCAGTGGCTATCTGCGCCTGACTACCAGCCGCATAGATACCTCCCTGGTAATGGTACGCAACATGCTTACCCAACGCACCTTTGGCCCGGAATGCGCTGCCGTTACGGCGCTGGATACACGCCACATGAAAGAAGGCGACTGTGCGGGGTTAACGTTGTTTCAGAAAATATATGGCTGGGTAGGCGTGAAAGCAGGCGCCAAAGGCAATCATCGACTGGTTATGGTGAACACGGCTAATGGCATTCCGGAAGAGGTAGCAAGCATTCCGATACATCAACCGGTTGTTTATCTCAAAGCAGCCGCCGATTTCCGTAACAGGGCAGATAAAGGATATTTTTATTACAGCCTGGATGGTAACACCTGGACAGCTATAGGCACGCCATTGCCTATGGCGTACACCATTCCGCATTTCATGGGTTACCGGTTGGGATTGTTTAACTACGCCACCCAAACAACCGGTGGCTATGCTGATTTTGATTATTACAGACTGGACAATACTATTAGTGGTAATACCGGCAACTAATGCGCTTATTGTACGCACTTTTCTATTTCCTGTTACTGGCAGGCACAACGGTGGCACATGCCGCCGAAATGCCTGCCAGCAGGCAATTATCATTGCGTTGGCCTATCACCTATCTGCCCATAGCAAACTGTGCCGTACTTTCCCCCCACGGCCCCAGCAGCCAGCTGCTTAGCGGTAATGACCATGAAACAGCATGCGTATTTGCCAACAAGTATACCACTGCACTTACTCCTAAAAATTCCGGCACCTGGTACACAACCACCAAAGGACGTATCTGGCGTTTGGGCATTCAATCGGCAGGCGCCTATTCATTATATCTTACCCTACAATCACTACACCTGGCCCCCGGTGTGAAATTGTATGTTTATAACAACCACTACAAACAGGTACAAGGCCCTTTCACCAGGGAAACATTACAGGGCCAGTCCATCTTATCCATTGCCCCACTGGCCGGCAGCCGGGTAGTAATAGAGCTGAACATTCCTGAGCATATAGATAGCTATGGCAGCTTAATAGTGAAGTATGTATACCACGACCGGCTGAACCTTTTTGGCAGCAAGCACTCCACACCTGTACCCCCTCTTTCCTGCGAACAAAATATCAACTGCGAAAACGGCACCTATTGGCAAACAGAAAAACGGGCCGTGTGCAAAATCATTACCGATGGCGCATTGTGCACCGGTACACTGGTAGGTAATACCAGCCATAGCCAAACACCTTATGTGCTCACTGCCCAACATGTTATATTCACCCAGCAGCATGCGCAGGAAGCCGTATTTATATTTAACTATGAATACCGCACCTGTACTGATTCCACTATACCTACCATCCAATCCGTGTCAGGTGCCAGCCTGGTAGTGCAGGCAGAAGGAGCTGATGCGGTACTGCTGAAGCTGAACACCATTCCCCCCACCAGCTTTCATCCATTTTATGCAGGTTGGGATGCCAGCAATGTAGCCCCTCAAT encodes the following:
- a CDS encoding LacI family DNA-binding transcriptional regulator is translated as MKKGKETTIYDIAKQLNISASTVSRALQDHPGVNKKTKKMIADFVAQTSFRTNPFASNLRNKQTKTIGVLVHELNSNFITSVLAGIEKVTASEGYDIIIAHSSESFHKEAANVKNLFNKRVDGLIASLSFDTSNLEHFKPFFERGVPVLFFDRVEQDGNKTVVIIDNAKCGYIATQHLIEQGCRRIVHVTSSLNRNVYSQRYKGYRDALFDHGLPFEESMLMVEDLSKKAGVSAANKIMNSKPMPDGAFITNDFLAAVCIRTLKENGIAVPKDIAIVGFNNDAIGELIDPTLTTINYPGEDMGEIAARNLINHINGIGNLEQTNTIIVRSGLVVRNSSLRTP
- a CDS encoding glycoside hydrolase family 43 protein; this translates as MKRFLLSLPVSLFFLVTSATVIAQQGSNPIIYADVPDMSIIRQGNTYYMSSTTMHMNPGLPIMKSNDLVNWQLVNYAYDTLSTIDAFKLTNGKSTYGHGSWASSLRYHNGTYYVSTFANPPGKTYIYSTKDIEKGPWKAQSFSPALHDHSLFFEEDGRVYMVYGNGRIMITELESDLSGIKPGTSRVLIENASAPAGNNIGLPAEGSQLFKINNKYYLFNITWPKGGMRTVVIHRADSLTGPYEGRLALQDKGVAQGGLINTPEGNWFAYLFRDFGAVGRIPYLVPVTWENDWPILGVNGKVTDSLPLPVSTGYQPGIVCSDEFDRSPRANTLPLPWQWNHNPDNNNWSLTKRSGYLRLTTSRIDTSLVMVRNMLTQRTFGPECAAVTALDTRHMKEGDCAGLTLFQKIYGWVGVKAGAKGNHRLVMVNTANGIPEEVASIPIHQPVVYLKAAADFRNRADKGYFYYSLDGNTWTAIGTPLPMAYTIPHFMGYRLGLFNYATQTTGGYADFDYYRLDNTISGNTGN